GCAGAACATGTCAACGACAAGCCCCACGACCCGTGCTGAGCTGCCTGTGGAAAATTGGCGATAACTTCTCGAACATCGGCTCTGTGGCTCTCGATGAAGTGGTTGAGGAAGGCGATTGGGGACATATCGGGGGAGGCGTTTTACTGAGGGAGGAGGACGAAGTGGATGCCAGCGGTGATGGAGGTGGTGAgtgatgcaagcctagggtagactttctcaaacaataggatcgggagagcACTCGCACAAGAAACAGGACAAACaggaatttcagcactgcgcaagctcaggagaacagtcgtatctttgtcgatacagatcggatcgacctgatttcaaagccaaatgaacaaagacttctggatctacaatttctctgttttgggttttctgaaataagcactgtaggatagtcgaaattaggttggaaataacgaacagaataggaaaagatagaaactccgttggttgctcttctaggcctccaaggaagttgaggggcaccgattcttctagatcaatgactgcaactcttcaaggatgcagatttcaaagctccgactcttcaggacgaagtgaaaactcttctaggttttcaaagggatgaactctacaagttcacgatacttgcttcaagcaaagtttttcattcatcaaagcTGTTAGCTTCTCTACAAGAAATTGGACTTATatcgtcaaagaaataaagacggagcattgaaactaggagaaataaagacaggACATTAAAATTAGCAGAAATAGTAAAAGCATAACGTCTTCGTGGCAAGGTGTCTTTCCAActtccgggatggactcaagatgtcgttatggcttctcggtttgtcgagctttaatgcgggccgatcttcttggtcgagagccggtcttcaatgtgggctgcatcatcctccccatctttaaaagaattcGTCCTCGAATTCTTGCCATCATCATCAAAAGAATCTCCCACCCTACTAGGTGCCAACGTAATCTTCTTGCctccaaattcaaaaagaaTATGTATTTCGATAACCATCATGCATAGTCCTCTTATCGAATTGCCATGGTCGACCAAGAATAATGTGATTAGCATCCATCGGCAGAACATCACACCATATTTTGTCACTATAAACAGAACCAATGGATAGATTAACAAGGCATCGTTTTGAAACAGTTACCTCAGCACTTATCTTCAACCACAACATTTTATAAGGCGTAGGGTGCGCTTTTAATTCCAACTTCAGCTTGTTAGCCACTACTTCGAAATTATATTCTCACACAACCagagtcaataattaattgacatACCTTTCCCATGATTGTGCAAGCAGAATGGAAAATATTGGTACGTAACCACCTATCTCCAGTGTCATCTCGAGGAGTAGGAAAAATTTTCCTCACCATAAGAAATTCGCCAGTGTCAGCATGCACTATTTGTTCATCATCcgcagcttcttcatcatttttcaaCTCTTCAAGTGGATTCTCAGCATTCTCATCGAATCATCATCCACCAAAAAGGCTTTACCGGCTGGTCGATTCTTATTGATTTGACAATTGCTAGCACGATGACCCAACTcccacaagaatagcaacgTATTTCGGATGTAGCAAAGTTGCTTGAAACATGGGGCTGAGTAGAAGGCTTACTAGTAGATTGCTGTCTCCGAGAATGAGAGCGCTCCATTTTGAGTGCCCGTTGGTGTGCATCTCCTAAGTCCCAAATGTCGAGGACTTCAAGGCATCttgaatgtaaaattgaagaccgttcaagtatttgttcacaAGCACATCCTCTCAGGTCTGGATATTGTTACGAATCACCaactcattgaattcattggtgtATTGGTCCACCGTTCGCGTAccttgttttagattttggtaccgttggtagagctctctcttatatcctttgggaagaaaatatttttgaatcttgccctccatctttctccacgAAGTGACTTGTGCTTTGCCAACGGCTTGGCGGGATTTTTTTCACGTCTCCACCAAGCAATCGCCTTGCCTCGGAATCGCATAGCAATGATCCCAACACACGATTCTCCGGAACATTTCGATGCTCAAACACCTCATTCACAAGTGTTAgccaatcaacaatttcatcaGGAGACTCATTACCTGTAAATTCTGGGAACATctttcttgatttccttttccCAATCGGCTCACGAATATGTTGTAAACGATGTCGAACATTCCTCCGACCGTGAATGGATTGAACTCTTCGAAGGAAGAGTCACCATGGGAATCTTCAGTCCTGGAACGGGGGTGGAGAATTATTTGCTTCAGCCCTCAATCGCTGAACTTCTTGCGTCAATTCGTCAATTTGTCGTTGCATATTCTCGAGTGTGTGCAATTCATTGAGGGAAGGGTTCTGCCGCCACGACGTCTAGCTTGTCTTGGAGGCATTGTCCTCTCctccaaagctctgataccaaatgatgcaagcctagggtagactttctcaaacaataggatcgggagagtgactcgcacacggaaacaggacaaacaggaatttcagcactgcgcaagctcaggagaacagtcgtatctttgtcgatatagatcggatcgacctgatttcaaagccaaatgaacaaagacttctggatctacaatttctctgttttgggttttctgaaataagcactgtaggatagtcgaaattaggttggaaataacgaacagaataggaaaagatagaaactccgttggttgctcttctaggcctccaaggaagttgagggcaccgattcttctagatcgatgactgcaactcttcaaggatgcagatttcaaaagctccgactcttcaaggacttaagtgaaaactcttctaggttttcaaagggatgaactctacaaggttcacgatacttgcttcaacaaagttttcattcatcaagcTGTTCGTCTTCTACAAGAAATTGGACTTATatcgtcaaagaaataaagacggagcattgaaactaggagaaataaagacaggACATTAAAATTAGCAGAAATAGTAAAAGCATAACGTCTTCGTGACAAGGTGTCTTTCCAActtccgggatggactcaagatgtcgttatggcttctcggtttcgtcgagctttaatgcgggccgatcttcttggtcgagagagccggtcttcaatgtgggctgcATCAGTGAGCGACTCCACATGGAAGTCAATCTCAGAGTCAAAGGGCAACTTCATGATGAGGACGGTGATGGAGAGCCGTTCGTCGTGGTCGACGAGGAGCTTGGGCATCTCCAATGCAAAGAGCAGGTGGCCAAGGTCTAGCGATGGGATGAACACGAGATCGTATTTAGTACTCATCATGACGACGGTGATGCCCGTggaaatttttccttcttccttacGGAGCCGGCTCGGTTGCGAAGATGATAACCCCGTGGAGGCTTTTATGGAACTCAATTTGCGAGTCTTTAATGAGTGCAATGAGCTAGAAGGAATCAGACAAAACGATGGGGATTGATCAAGTGGACAAAGGTGACGAGATCATGCTAACTGCCGTCCGAGCCGCCGTCTACGAGGTTCTAGACTGGTTGGTGAAGCGTGCGACCTTCAACGAAAGCAAAAAGAAGGATCTCCGACAGAAGCAGAGAATTTTGCACGGGGAGTCGGTGGAACGGGAGGCAGATGTTCCGTGTCCTTTTCATTTGGTGCGTGAGCATCTAACTGATGCATTGCCGCATATGTTAATGTTCAAATTGTCAATGGAATTCCTTCTTTCCCACTTTGCTTATTGCCGTTTGGTTGGAAGTACATATATTAGATATTTGTAACAACAGTAAATGTCAAACATTGTGCTCATGAAAATTAAGGATTCTGGTAAAGAAAAGAACTGAATCTTGAGGAGCAGAGGAGTCCGTGTCAATTAAGTGTCTCGGCCTTAAGCTTTGGAGAGTTCAACATCGGATTCTCCGGCTCGTCCAACTTGGTGGTTTTGTAGTATGTTGCATAGAGAATCAGCTGCACCAGACCCAACAAGGCTCCCAAACCATTCGGCACCTGCAAAAATGCATGGACACATTAACAGAAGCAAATGACCAAAAGATGTCTTCAGAAAGAAGGCTTCATCCTCCTGAAAATCTCAGTCATTGAACTCAAAAAAGGGTATGCTTTCACTCTCTCTATTTCCTCTGAACTATCAACTAGTACAACAGAACACGTTTTAACTCTGAAAGATTTGGATGAAGCAAATTACATGTGACTGAGAAAGAAGTTTCAAGATTATACCAGGACAAAGGGTTTGAATTTGAGGAGCGCATAGACAGCCCAAGTGATGCCATTTAAGAACATGGCGAGCGATAGATATAAAGGCATGTACTTGACGCTCTTTGTCTGGATGACTCGGCTCTGCCAAtaccaaaaagaaggaaattgattcccattttttattttattttattattgttgaTCAGTGACTTATTAGTTTCTGGGAAAAGCCAAACAATCCACGTACCATAATTGTCAATGGCGAAGTATACATCACTATGTTGAAGATGATACACAACGTTTCAACGAGTGCAAAACTCCTACATAAGGCAACTAATGCAGCCATAAAGATCAGTTCAATGAGGAGTGCAAGCAAGATATTCCGCTGCGAAATGGCACCAAAAGCACAAAAAACAAATCAGAATGCCGAAGCTGAGAAATGAAGATGGGAGGAGCACTCTTACTTTGTTAAACAACTTAGGTGTTTCAAAAGCTTACACGTCTGTTCCATGGAGTATACAAGAAGAATATCCCAACATAGATGAGCTCGATACCAAGACCAAAAGCATTGATTATGAGGACAAGCAGGCTTCCTTTAGGGCACAAACCATAGAACACCCACATTGCGCAGTTGAGTACTGTCGCGACATATGGATCCGGCTTGAATCCTgctgcctttttcttcttcgatATCGTGATAAATGTCGGGCTGATGAGATCCACCGTGATGCAAAGTACATCGAATTCGAATGtcaatccattgatcaaaataAACAAGACAGCAAGAATTTCATTAGTCAACTTATGAGAGGAGTAGAAGTTGCCAAGCTAAGCTTACATGGGAGAAAGGAATAAAGCAATGTTGGTGATGACTCCTGCAAAATGgtcgaataaaaaaattaagttccACGGTCATAACGTTGACATTTCGCTTTTTATTATATTACATGAACGTACGCAATAAAATGGAGAGTTCATGCATTCTCGGGTATTCAAGAACTCACCAACAATGCCTACGATATTTTCGGCTGTCCCAACGCCCACCATTGTTGCGGCTTCTCAAGGACGAAGGAGAAGAGATCCAAAGGAGGCAGAGAGAGCGAAAGGATGCTGCTTAATCTTCGTCGGTTAGCGGATTTGAAATTTATATGTACACTTTTGGTTAAGAAGAGTTGCCAACAGTCTAAATTTGGAAAAGAtcgggaaaaatgaaaaaaggatcaACTTACCACGAATCCTTCGAGATGGATGAAGAGTTTTGGCTCGAGGGGATCGATGACCTTTCGTTTAGAACGGCATGGAAGTTTCTCCTGTTGTCCTGTTGTGCATTGTGTCTATGCAAACTGGCAGGAACATCTAGATTTggaaagcaaaaacaaaaatcgcTTGAAATGTTGATTTGCGGTTGGCCACGTCATTGGAAAGTTCCATCCCTTCACCTTCCTTTACATTAATTTGAATCGACCattcaaatatatcaaataaaaagCTTAATTCTTCACTTAATATTGAACAATAGGGttcatatgaaaaaataatttaaaaatgagcttgaatagattattattttgatgaaatttgatATAATGGTCACCCCACCAATTAAGATTATTTCTATATAGGGTTTCTATTTAATATTGGACAAGCGACACAAAGTAAcaaaaaattgtaattgaatGAAGTTTAAttctgtttttaattttaaaaaagataacATTTTGCATTTACTTTGCAATTTATAATTCATGTATTACAAAAGCTTAAGAAATCATATCCTCAATGTTTGTATATGAGAAAGTACTTTTAACGATTCAACTATTGCTTATAGTAGTACcctcatttcttcaaataatcgCTCTCCACAAAAATCTTATCAGATCAAAGAGTTTCATcgatttaggaaaaaaatcgagagtatttcaaatttgaatagaaACTAGAGAAACTTCAAAATAGATAACATATAATTCAAGATGAGCTCctccacaaaaaaataaaaataaaaatttgttagTCCTACTACGTTTTTGttggttgattgattgatttaaattatttgtAATGCAAAACTTTTATATGTTTcatgttttggggaaaataaattcagtcataaatctcttaattatactaattgaaTTTATCCCTAGAATTCAACAATATGGATGTCAATCTTTTTAAGTGAACGACTGGCATTGACGTGaacatttttaatgatattttaatttctttatttttggtatAATGATACAAACAGTCCCTGAACTTTGGCCTAATGGATAATTTGgctataaaattttaatttgtttaatacgGTCCTTAAACTTTAGCTCAATATGCAATTTGGTCATTGAAATTTAGTCTATTGTGCAATgtaatctctaaacttttaatacatTTACTATAGTCCCTGAagttttaatatatattaaatatagtCCCTGAACTGTATGATAATATTCAATGTAgttcttccattaattcaatATCAGAgactagattgaatattttcatgcaGTTTAGAGACAATATTGaacatatacaaaaaaatttagggacttcattaaacaaattaaaaattcagagagACTGTATTGTACATTGGGCTAAAGTTTAAGGAccgcattaaacaaattaaaagtccatGAACCGAATTACACATTTAAGAGGATGAAGTGGATGCCGGTGGTGATGGAAGTGGTGAGCGACTCCACATGGAAGTCAATCTCAGAGTCAAAGGGCAACTTCATGATGAGGACGGTGATTAAGAGCCGCTCGTCGCGGTCGACGAGGAGCTTGGCCATCTCCACAGCCAAGAGCAGGTGGCCAAGGTCTGGCGATGGGATGAACACGAGCTCGTATTTAGTACTCATCATGACGACGGTGATGCCCGTggaaatttttccttcttccttacGGAGCCGGTTCGGTTGCGAAAATGATAACCCCGTGGAGGCTTTTATGGAACTCAATTTGCGGGTCTTTAATGAGCGCAATGAACTAGAAGGAATCAGGCAAGAAGATGGGGATTGATCAAGAGGACAAAGGTGACGAGGTCAAGCTAACTGCGGTCCGAGCCGCCGTCTACAAGGTTCTAGACTGGCCGGTGAAGCGTGCGACCTGCAACGAAAGCAAAATGAAGGATCTCCGACAGAAGCAGAGAATTTTGCACGGGGAGTCGATGAAGAATGCCTATAGATAGGGCGTGCTGATGCCTTGTACTGCAAAACAGTTACATCCCTTCGTAGAGACCAACCCAAAATAGAAAGCTCCTCCACCATTGCTTGTCCTCCTGCAGCGTTTGGTCGAGCTTTCGGAAAATGCCaaagtcattttcaaaagatctttGGCTCAACCATATTTTGCTCAAAGTAAATACAATCTGGttggtgtgttttttttttcttgcaaagtagctttgaaattaaaagaaaaggaaaaagagaaacgaAAGGCGCTGTTCTTCGTCTTCATCGTCCAAGCAGGGGGATAGAGTTTCCAACCTTTCTCTCCTGTCCACCGTTTCTCTGCAGATCCTCAATCCAAAAGCCATTCCCTCGAGTCCGGAAAGTAATAAAGtgaactttcttcttcttttgctacTGATCTGGCTTTCGTCCACAATTTCTCTGCAGATCATTAATCCGAAAGCCCTAATCCATTCACCCATTTTGGATCGGTTTCGCGATTCTTGATCTTATGTCAATTCGTACGGACCGGCAAGAGTCTAAGTCGAGGTCACTATTTCTGCACATGAAGTGTCACATGCAAAATGATGCAATAAATTCTTCGGTCTCAACAGTTagtaatttttggtatttacgATTAACATCATATTATTGAGTACGGAGCTGATATTTTGTAGATTGAGAATACTTGAAGACTGCTAATCGTGCAAAAATTTCAAGCGATCTTTGTACCATGATGCATCGGGGAACCACAAAATGTGCAAACCATGCTATGTGATGCTGTACGATAtttacctttaaaaaaaaaaaatgaagtcgTTGTACTCATTTACCGAGACAAACAACAAATTTAGCCACGTTTCACCGATCTTTAATCTTCGCCTCTTCATAACAAATCCTATATCTTCTGTAGAGTTCCCCTTTATAAGCAAAgttttaattgctgaaaaatatcaattcacaAAAATCAATGATTAAGATTTATAGGAGAATCAAAGAACCAAAGAACATCATCTATTaaattatgggaaaaaaaaattaaaaaactaacaGTAGACCGAGAGATAGATGTCAGGCGCATTTCGTCTTTCCCCGGCTCCTTtactttttcctaattttgtgcgcttctttctttgtcttgTCTTGTTGTCTGGCTCCTGTCGTATAACATAATTTAAAAACAAAGCCGAAAAGAGTCCGCATCAGAAGTACCAAGAGCCTAACGTATGTATGAAGTAGCTATACCGACTTCTCCTACCACATTCGTCctcatttttttgggtttttcttcctttgaCTTTTTCGGCATTGTCGTGccggccttttttttttttttcggttcaattttatttgttttatttgtttctCAAAGACAAACATTAGAGCTTCTTttaccaaaaagcaaaaaaaaacattagagcTTGCCATTAGAGCTTTATACCGCACCTttgggtatatatatatatatatatatatatatatatatatatatatatatatatatatatatatatattagagcTTGCTAATCACCGCACTGAGTAGCATTGGCTTTAGGCTTtttccccctcacgaaggggagaaaTTTGAATTCCCAACACGTCGTAGATGGACTTACGGGTCATCACCGAGTGGTGTCAGCTGATTTCGGGATTTCTCCCTCTTACGAAGGGGGGTGATGGGTTCCTCACGTGAGCCCTGTTTGGGGTTTacgggtcataaaaaaaaaaaaaaacattagacCTTGCCAACTACCACACTGAGTGGCGTTGCTGGCTTTGAGTTTAGAAGTTCAAATCCCCAGCATGTCGTAGGTGGATTTACCCACTTTACGGGGTGGTGGATTCCTCCATGGGTTTCTTACGAGTTTTCgtcatcaatatatatatatatatattagagcTTGTCAtcttaccaaaataaaaaaacattagaGCTTGCCAAGGGGGCTCTAAGCAAAGCAAATCTCATAGAGCTTATGGTGGGTAGGCTAACCAATTTCACGGAAatgacctttttcttttcccttggaTTTTAACTATCCAATCCACTACTTTGTTAGTATCTCTATCATAATGGGCAAAGCTTAAGTTTAAAAAATGGAGTAACATATCACATCTTTTGGAGATAGATATATGTATTTTCGAAAAGAGCTGATTTGCACATTTGAAAGTCCTTTTCAAACTCATGGTATCATGGCGGAATAGCCACATTTGAATTTGAGCGCAATTTTGCAAAGAAATAACCCACTTATTTCTCGAGAGGAGATGGGGAATACTCTCGATGCCATTTGATTGAATATTCAATCTGGCTCTTTGTGGTTTGGAAAAAATCCTCCGCTTCAATTGATGCTATTACACGAAAAACAAATATGAGATAATACATTCAGTGTTTA
This genomic stretch from Eucalyptus grandis isolate ANBG69807.140 chromosome 3, ASM1654582v1, whole genome shotgun sequence harbors:
- the LOC104439203 gene encoding bidirectional sugar transporter SWEET5 produces the protein MMSTKYELVFIPSPDLGHLLLAVEMAKLLVDRDERLLITVLIMKLPFDSEIDFHVESLTTSITTGIHFILLNVLHRHNAQQDNRRNFHAVLNERSSIPSSQNSSSISKDSCPTFITISKKKKAAGFKPDPYVATVLNCAMWVFYGLCPKGSLLVLIINAFGLGIELIYVGIFFLYTPWNRRRNILLALLIELIFMAALVALCRSFALVETLCIIFNIVMYTSPLTIMSRVIQTKSVKYMPLYLSLAMFLNGITWAVYALLKFKPFVLVPNGLGALLGLVQLILYATYYKTTKLDEPENPMLNSPKLKAETLN